One genomic segment of Petrotoga sp. 9PW.55.5.1 includes these proteins:
- a CDS encoding carbohydrate ABC transporter permease, producing MKWGKYTPYLLLIPTFLVIGIFIYWPAINSFSLSMYKVAPFGGRRIFVGIQNYIDLFKSDVYWNAITVTLIYLVVTVFSVVVLGYLIAQLLDNKVAGIKVYRTLIFVPYAISFAIGGALWVFMLNPVAGHINYFLSQITGKSINWLNQAPFALISVSVASIWKMLPFSIIFYLAGLQSISESIIDSSIIDGANSWQRMWRIKFPILSPITFYLIIMNITHSMFQSFGIIDIMTRGGPVGTTTTLIYRLYLDAFYFQKTGEAAAQSVVLFIIMSFITFFYFRFGEKKVHYQ from the coding sequence ATGAAATGGGGTAAATATACTCCTTATCTTTTACTTATACCTACTTTTTTGGTGATAGGAATCTTTATTTATTGGCCTGCGATTAACTCTTTTTCTTTAAGTATGTATAAAGTAGCTCCTTTTGGCGGAAGAAGGATATTTGTTGGAATACAAAATTATATAGATCTTTTTAAAAGCGATGTTTATTGGAACGCTATTACTGTTACTTTAATATATCTTGTTGTAACCGTTTTTAGTGTCGTTGTACTTGGATATTTGATAGCTCAGTTATTAGATAACAAAGTAGCAGGAATCAAAGTATATAGGACTCTTATATTTGTTCCTTATGCTATATCTTTTGCCATAGGAGGAGCACTATGGGTCTTTATGCTTAATCCAGTGGCAGGGCATATCAACTATTTTTTATCTCAAATTACTGGAAAAAGCATTAATTGGTTAAATCAAGCTCCTTTTGCTTTAATATCAGTGTCCGTTGCGAGTATATGGAAAATGCTTCCTTTCTCCATTATTTTTTATCTTGCGGGGCTCCAATCTATTTCTGAATCTATTATTGATAGTTCAATAATAGACGGAGCCAATTCATGGCAAAGAATGTGGAGAATAAAATTTCCGATACTCTCTCCGATTACTTTTTATCTTATTATTATGAATATAACGCACTCCATGTTCCAATCCTTTGGTATCATTGATATAATGACCAGAGGAGGACCTGTTGGTACTACAACAACTTTAATATACAGATTATATTTAGATGCATTTTATTTTCAAAAGACTGGGGAAGCAGCGGCACAAAGCGTAGTTCTATTTATAATAATGTCTTTTATAACATTTTTCTACTTCAGATTTGGAGAAAAAAAGGTACATTATCAATAA
- a CDS encoding alpha-glucosidase, with the protein MQIIKSGNDFKLFIKNHEILNSTQIHYGKGKHKFKENHGHFKIKEKVKVIKKENIDLQTKLVSKNISEILIDIPQQYNRINITFSGLESEKIYGGGEQYTHLNLKGKKFPLWVQEQGVGRGHDLISFATKFKGISGSWYTTYFPSPIFLSTFGYALIFETYSPMIVNLKGKDLKYEIWDNTLKIIIIEGENLTDLAKEIRDYFDIKHHLPEWIHGTIIASQGGIESLDRKMKKLKENDVPVSAFWCQDWSGTINTSFGKQVYWNWEYDDKSYKALPEEIKRLNNEGIKFLSYINPFLIEGSRLYNIAKENNYFVRNSSNEVYKIYVTSFPAGLIDLTNKNAYEWYKEIIKNNIINIGTTGWMADFGEYLPVDAVLSSGENVVNYHNRYPVDWAKLNYEAIKESHKKDLTFFMRSGYFNSVSYCPIYWAGDQNVNWSKSDGLSSVVPAALSVGLSGVDFFHWDAGGYTSLMWMKRTPELFMRWIELSSFSLIMRTHEGNRPYKNVQFDSDEKIFKHFIRMSRVHYSLKNYLKKEITKSLNQKLPVIKHLCLNYPEDKESLNQKYEYLLGDDILVAPILEKGKKEKKVYLPPDKWIHLWTNRRFLGGEYIKVKADLGFPPIFIKQDSPFLEEIFSEIESINKKLK; encoded by the coding sequence ATGCAAATAATAAAATCAGGAAATGATTTTAAACTTTTTATTAAAAACCATGAAATTTTAAATTCCACGCAGATTCATTATGGTAAAGGCAAACATAAATTCAAAGAAAACCATGGCCACTTCAAGATTAAAGAAAAAGTAAAAGTAATAAAAAAAGAAAATATTGATTTACAAACAAAATTAGTATCTAAAAATATTTCAGAAATTCTTATTGATATACCCCAACAATATAATAGAATAAATATCACTTTTTCGGGTTTGGAATCAGAGAAAATTTATGGAGGAGGGGAGCAATATACTCATCTAAATTTAAAAGGGAAAAAGTTTCCTCTTTGGGTCCAAGAGCAAGGAGTAGGTAGAGGGCATGACCTTATATCCTTTGCTACAAAATTTAAAGGGATTAGTGGAAGTTGGTATACTACCTATTTCCCATCTCCTATATTTCTCTCGACTTTTGGATACGCTTTAATATTTGAAACTTATTCCCCAATGATTGTAAACTTAAAAGGTAAGGATTTAAAATACGAAATATGGGATAACACTTTAAAAATAATTATTATCGAAGGAGAAAACCTCACCGATCTTGCAAAAGAAATAAGAGATTATTTTGATATTAAGCATCATCTTCCTGAATGGATTCATGGAACAATAATTGCCTCACAGGGTGGAATAGAAAGTTTAGATAGAAAAATGAAAAAACTGAAAGAGAACGATGTCCCCGTATCTGCTTTTTGGTGTCAAGATTGGTCTGGAACTATTAATACATCCTTTGGTAAACAAGTTTATTGGAATTGGGAATACGATGATAAATCTTACAAAGCCTTACCTGAGGAAATAAAAAGATTAAACAACGAGGGTATTAAATTTCTCTCGTATATTAACCCATTTTTAATTGAAGGCAGTAGATTATATAATATAGCAAAAGAAAACAACTATTTTGTTAGAAATAGTTCTAATGAAGTATATAAAATATACGTTACTAGTTTTCCAGCAGGTCTGATAGATCTCACGAATAAAAATGCTTACGAATGGTATAAAGAAATTATAAAGAACAATATTATAAACATTGGAACAACTGGATGGATGGCAGACTTTGGCGAATATCTCCCAGTAGATGCTGTCTTGTCATCAGGTGAAAATGTAGTTAATTACCATAATAGATATCCCGTAGATTGGGCGAAATTAAATTATGAGGCAATAAAAGAAAGTCATAAAAAAGATTTAACATTCTTTATGCGTTCCGGTTATTTTAACTCAGTTTCATACTGCCCAATTTATTGGGCAGGAGATCAAAACGTTAATTGGAGTAAGAGTGACGGGCTTTCGTCTGTTGTTCCAGCTGCTTTAAGTGTAGGGCTTTCAGGCGTTGATTTTTTTCATTGGGATGCGGGAGGTTATACTTCTTTAATGTGGATGAAAAGAACACCAGAATTATTCATGAGATGGATAGAATTAAGTTCTTTTTCTCTTATTATGAGAACCCACGAAGGCAATAGGCCTTATAAAAATGTTCAGTTTGATTCAGATGAAAAAATTTTTAAACATTTTATACGGATGTCGAGAGTACATTATTCTTTAAAAAATTACCTAAAAAAAGAAATAACAAAAAGTTTAAACCAAAAATTACCTGTTATTAAACATCTTTGTTTAAATTATCCAGAGGATAAAGAAAGTTTAAACCAAAAATATGAATATTTACTAGGGGATGATATTTTAGTAGCTCCTATTTTAGAAAAAGGCAAGAAAGAAAAGAAAGTTTATCTACCTCCAGATAAATGGATCCATCTCTGGACAAACAGAAGATTTTTGGGGGGTGAATATATTAAAGTAAAAGCTGACTTAGGATTCCCACCAATTTTTATAAAACAAGATTCTCCATTTTTAGAAGAAATATTTTCTGAAATAGAATCTATAAACAAGAAATTAAAATAA
- a CDS encoding ABC transporter substrate-binding protein gives MKRFLVLGIIFVLFAGAIFSVTTIEFWHAMSGSRIPIIEGMVADFEKANPDIKVNVQYTGSYPETLNKLSAAVQSGNAPHIVQIYEIGTRLMIDSGIIVPAQDLLDQDKTYDPGVLLEPILNYYKVDGKLYSMPFNSSTALLYYNKTLFEEAGLDPDRPPRTYEEVLEYSRVLTKKDAKGNTIQYGLTWPTHSWIIEQLIAAADAPFVNNNNGRSGRATEAVFNHEEGLAIFKLFDQLNKEGLILNTTREDWGAARQNFIPGKAAMLLTSTSDVAMFEEGLASNGYELGTAFLPVPNESVSGGPVIGGASLWLIAGHPDAETKAAWEFLKFVNREDQQINWHKGTGYFPVRKDAIQTLHYQGFYAENPNYFTSILQLLLAKRDYNTAGAIIGVFPEARDVIETAYERMADGQMTPEAALAWAEKEVTKLIENYNRFY, from the coding sequence ATGAAGCGTTTTTTGGTATTGGGGATTATTTTTGTTTTATTTGCAGGAGCGATTTTTTCAGTTACTACGATAGAATTTTGGCATGCTATGAGTGGCAGTAGGATTCCCATTATAGAAGGTATGGTTGCAGATTTTGAAAAAGCGAATCCTGATATTAAGGTGAATGTTCAGTATACCGGAAGCTATCCTGAAACTTTGAACAAGCTTTCTGCAGCAGTTCAATCTGGGAACGCTCCTCATATTGTTCAGATATATGAGATTGGAACAAGGCTTATGATAGACAGCGGAATAATAGTTCCCGCACAAGATTTACTAGATCAGGACAAAACATATGATCCCGGTGTATTATTAGAGCCTATTTTAAATTATTACAAAGTCGACGGCAAACTTTATTCAATGCCTTTTAACTCATCTACAGCTTTACTATATTACAACAAAACACTTTTTGAAGAAGCTGGATTAGATCCAGACAGACCTCCACGAACTTATGAAGAAGTTTTGGAGTATAGTAGGGTTCTGACCAAAAAAGATGCCAAAGGCAACACAATACAATACGGTTTAACATGGCCAACTCATTCTTGGATAATTGAACAACTAATAGCAGCAGCTGATGCTCCTTTTGTTAACAACAATAATGGAAGAAGCGGTAGAGCTACAGAAGCTGTATTTAATCATGAAGAAGGACTGGCAATATTTAAACTATTTGATCAATTAAATAAAGAAGGTTTGATCCTTAACACCACTAGAGAAGATTGGGGAGCAGCAAGACAAAACTTTATACCTGGAAAAGCAGCGATGCTTTTAACTTCTACTTCTGATGTAGCGATGTTTGAAGAGGGGCTAGCAAGTAATGGATACGAACTAGGTACTGCCTTCCTTCCTGTTCCAAATGAATCTGTAAGTGGAGGTCCAGTAATTGGAGGAGCAAGTTTATGGTTAATAGCAGGACATCCTGATGCAGAAACAAAGGCGGCATGGGAATTTTTGAAGTTCGTGAACAGAGAAGATCAACAAATAAATTGGCATAAAGGAACAGGATATTTCCCTGTAAGAAAAGACGCAATTCAAACACTACACTATCAGGGATTCTATGCAGAAAATCCTAACTACTTTACTTCGATTTTACAATTACTGTTAGCAAAAAGAGATTATAACACAGCAGGAGCAATAATCGGTGTTTTTCCTGAAGCTAGAGATGTCATAGAAACAGCATATGAAAGAATGGCAGATGGTCAAATGACTCCTGAAGCAGCTTTAGCATGGGCTGAAAAGGAAGTTACCAAATTAATAGAAAATTATAACCGATTCTATTGA
- a CDS encoding carbohydrate ABC transporter permease yields the protein MKISTRQKTNYFLIEVGLILVSLFMFLPFILAISMSFMSPTEVFSYPPKFFPSSINFKNYSEALKLIPLGRMLLNSMIVAVFTTIGKLVTGTLAAFAFSSFRFKGKNILFSTLFITLFLPAETVMILPLFMIMSKLGWVNTYWALIIPFTASATNTFLFRQHFMSIPTTLEDAAKIDGATPMQYFRKILIPLSGPMIAGASIINFVYAWNMYLWPLIVTMDDKMKTAQIGVKMLISAESTNNWGVIMAGTLLVAIPTLIIFFLLQDLFVKSLVGSGLKE from the coding sequence ATGAAAATATCAACCAGACAGAAAACCAATTATTTTTTAATTGAAGTGGGATTAATACTAGTTTCTTTATTTATGTTTTTGCCTTTTATTCTTGCAATATCTATGAGTTTTATGAGTCCTACAGAGGTGTTTTCATATCCTCCAAAATTTTTTCCATCCAGTATAAACTTTAAAAATTATAGTGAAGCATTAAAACTTATACCTCTTGGTAGAATGTTATTGAACTCTATGATAGTTGCAGTTTTTACTACTATAGGTAAATTAGTTACTGGAACATTAGCTGCTTTTGCTTTTTCATCTTTCAGATTTAAAGGGAAAAACATATTGTTTTCTACGCTTTTTATTACTTTGTTTTTACCCGCAGAAACCGTTATGATATTACCTCTTTTCATGATTATGTCAAAATTGGGGTGGGTTAATACATATTGGGCTCTTATTATACCTTTCACTGCTTCTGCTACTAATACTTTTTTGTTTAGACAACATTTTATGTCTATTCCGACTACTTTAGAAGATGCAGCAAAGATTGATGGAGCTACTCCTATGCAATATTTTAGGAAAATATTGATTCCATTATCAGGCCCAATGATAGCAGGTGCTTCCATAATTAACTTTGTATATGCTTGGAATATGTATCTTTGGCCTTTAATAGTTACTATGGATGATAAGATGAAAACAGCGCAAATAGGGGTTAAGATGTTAATTTCTGCCGAATCCACAAACAACTGGGGTGTTATCATGGCAGGAACCTTATTAGTTGCAATTCCAACGTTGATTATATTCTTTTTACTTCAGGATCTTTTTGTTAAAAGTTTGGTTGGTAGTGGATTAAAAGAATGA
- a CDS encoding L-fucose/L-arabinose isomerase family protein codes for MKEKINIGLLAFVRSTYDVKKGNEIYQDSISFIKRNIEDINLYGLEKSVEFPEELDKEINNLKNKKLDGIIIMSATFHLGQLAIKVAKNLNVPLLIWALPEPPYNGGRVRLNSLVGAHLDCSNLYKAGFDKFEFIYGEIEDEKFIFELNNWLDSLRIIKKWNNTKIGYIGNHAHGFYNIDVYEPEIINQFGSDIEYIPLNTVFTKKAKVEEIKEEEANIKKLYKYSESMTDDRLEKVANLSLTFKDLQESNHYEAMAVRCWPEFAGNYGISPCASMSYFMPGHVPIACEGDIEGALGMIAYKSIGCNEIFLADVSQIFEKESALLFWHCGVAPYNLWDNKSEKTLDTYFAGGKGVTVGFVLKPGPVTISRIDYAKGKFRLLVAKGEAIPMDKELKGTFVKVKIPEAKEFLEKIVSKGISHHVVLGYGDYSQSLKKVARLKKWEIIE; via the coding sequence TTGAAAGAAAAAATCAATATTGGATTGTTGGCTTTTGTTAGAAGTACTTATGATGTTAAAAAAGGAAATGAAATATATCAAGACTCAATTTCATTTATCAAAAGAAACATTGAAGATATTAATTTGTATGGTTTAGAAAAATCAGTAGAATTTCCTGAAGAGCTAGATAAAGAGATAAATAATCTTAAAAATAAAAAGTTAGATGGAATAATAATAATGAGTGCGACATTTCATTTGGGACAATTAGCTATAAAAGTGGCTAAGAATCTGAATGTTCCTTTATTAATTTGGGCTCTTCCAGAACCTCCATACAATGGAGGAAGAGTAAGATTAAATTCCTTGGTAGGGGCGCATTTAGACTGTTCTAATTTGTATAAGGCTGGTTTTGATAAATTTGAATTCATATACGGCGAAATTGAAGACGAAAAATTTATTTTTGAATTAAATAATTGGCTGGATTCTTTAAGGATTATAAAAAAATGGAATAATACCAAAATAGGTTACATTGGCAATCATGCACATGGTTTCTACAACATCGACGTTTATGAACCTGAAATAATTAATCAGTTTGGTTCAGATATAGAATATATACCTCTAAATACTGTATTTACAAAAAAAGCTAAAGTTGAAGAAATTAAAGAAGAAGAAGCAAATATAAAAAAATTATACAAATACAGTGAAAGTATGACAGATGACAGATTAGAAAAAGTAGCTAATCTATCTCTAACTTTCAAAGATTTACAAGAATCAAATCATTATGAAGCAATGGCAGTAAGATGTTGGCCAGAATTTGCCGGCAACTATGGAATATCACCATGTGCTTCGATGTCATATTTTATGCCAGGACATGTTCCTATTGCCTGTGAAGGAGATATTGAAGGAGCACTGGGAATGATAGCCTATAAATCTATTGGTTGTAATGAAATTTTTTTAGCAGATGTCAGTCAAATATTTGAAAAAGAAAGTGCTTTATTATTTTGGCATTGTGGTGTTGCACCATACAACCTATGGGATAATAAATCTGAAAAAACACTTGATACTTATTTTGCAGGTGGAAAAGGAGTTACTGTAGGTTTTGTTTTAAAACCAGGTCCCGTTACTATCTCAAGGATTGATTATGCAAAAGGAAAATTTCGATTGTTAGTGGCAAAAGGAGAAGCAATACCAATGGATAAAGAGCTTAAAGGAACCTTTGTAAAAGTTAAGATCCCTGAAGCAAAAGAATTTCTAGAAAAGATTGTATCAAAAGGGATTTCTCACCATGTTGTATTAGGATATGGTGACTACTCACAAAGTTTGAAAAAAGTGGCTAGATTAAAGAAGTGGGAAATAATAGAATGA
- a CDS encoding aldehyde dehydrogenase family protein: MEMIVGGKRVKKEKTLKVCNPYNGEIVDEVPQGEFPDVDKAISLADEGRKIMKELPIYKRSDILYNTGVLLEKNEKSLTEILVKEVGKTKKEAKGEVLRTAKLFKYASEEAKRVHGETLPFSSLEGSENKIGYYTLEPIGIVGAITPFNVPLSLAAHKVAPAIAAGNAVVIKPATQTPLNTIILGELLLEAGMPEKAISVLTGRGSIVGNALVKDPRIRFLSFTGSVETGENISRNAGMKKLGLELGSNSALIVADSANIDKAVKSTVSGGFSLAGQVCISVQRVFVHEKVYDEFVSKLIQKVKEINIGDPMDDRTTMGPVIDEQNAIRIVEWFKEAESKGAEILTGGSRNYTLVEPTILTNVPLESNLMKNELFGPGIAIRKIKNIEEAIILTNNSVYGLQAGIFTQNVNEAFKVAKSIEAGGIMINEGPRYRADFMPYGGYKKSGLGREGIRFAMEEMSEMKVVCFDIEE; encoded by the coding sequence ATGGAAATGATTGTTGGTGGAAAAAGAGTAAAAAAGGAGAAAACATTAAAGGTTTGCAATCCATACAACGGAGAAATAGTTGATGAAGTTCCACAAGGCGAATTTCCTGATGTGGATAAAGCAATTAGCTTAGCTGATGAAGGAAGAAAGATAATGAAAGAATTACCTATATATAAAAGATCTGATATTTTATACAATACAGGGGTTTTATTAGAAAAAAATGAAAAAAGTTTAACAGAGATACTTGTCAAAGAGGTCGGTAAAACAAAGAAAGAAGCTAAAGGTGAAGTTTTGAGAACTGCAAAATTGTTTAAATATGCTTCTGAAGAGGCAAAAAGAGTGCACGGAGAGACTCTTCCTTTTTCTTCTTTGGAAGGTTCAGAAAATAAAATAGGTTATTATACTTTAGAACCAATAGGAATAGTAGGGGCTATCACACCTTTTAATGTTCCATTATCGCTAGCTGCTCATAAAGTTGCTCCTGCGATTGCGGCAGGGAATGCTGTTGTTATTAAACCCGCCACTCAAACACCTTTGAATACAATAATATTAGGAGAATTGTTGTTAGAAGCTGGTATGCCTGAAAAGGCTATTAGTGTTTTAACAGGCAGAGGTAGTATTGTAGGAAACGCATTAGTAAAAGATCCTAGAATAAGATTCTTAAGTTTTACAGGTAGTGTGGAAACAGGTGAAAACATATCAAGAAATGCGGGAATGAAAAAGTTAGGTTTGGAATTAGGTTCTAATTCAGCTTTAATAGTTGCAGATTCAGCAAATATTGACAAAGCTGTTAAATCAACAGTAAGTGGAGGATTTTCTTTGGCTGGGCAAGTTTGTATATCTGTTCAAAGAGTTTTTGTACATGAAAAAGTTTATGATGAGTTTGTCTCAAAATTGATTCAAAAAGTCAAAGAAATAAATATTGGGGATCCAATGGATGATAGAACAACAATGGGCCCTGTAATTGATGAGCAAAATGCAATTAGGATTGTAGAATGGTTTAAAGAGGCTGAGTCAAAAGGGGCTGAAATTCTTACCGGAGGAAGTAGAAATTATACCTTGGTTGAGCCAACAATATTAACGAATGTTCCTTTGGAATCTAATTTAATGAAAAACGAGCTTTTTGGACCAGGTATTGCTATTAGAAAAATAAAGAATATTGAAGAAGCTATCATACTAACAAACAATAGTGTTTATGGTTTACAAGCGGGTATTTTTACTCAAAATGTGAATGAAGCATTCAAAGTAGCAAAAAGCATAGAAGCTGGTGGGATTATGATAAATGAAGGGCCACGTTACAGAGCTGATTTTATGCCTTATGGAGGCTATAAAAAGAGTGGATTAGGTAGAGAAGGAATAAGGTTTGCAATGGAAGAAATGTCAGAAATGAAAGTAGTATGCTTTGATATAGAGGAGTGA
- the larA gene encoding nickel-dependent lactate racemase produces MNEVSIPFGKKELKFDIPNNKYEIIDVEDKRKKELKGNEMKEIIIKFIQNLPLKGKKNISIAIPDITRPKIPQGVLQVILENLVKSFQGYIYIFIGTGLHSFTQSDIYEMIPRQFINHEKIRIKFHDANSDDNIYIGDTEKGTPIYVEKEYYYSDLKLSIGVVEPHQFAGFSGGSKGVVIGLGGEKTISRNHALIMDPRSRIGIIKGNPLREDIEEAGQMININYLINFVMNLDNKPMNIICGENPESFRKTVNYIKELTGYKVGKKYDLVITSPGGFPRDIDLYQAQKAITPALSICKDGGIILLISECPRGSGEREYLELIKQVKTPEKLVKNFDLENFKVGPHKSLLFAKAALNHQLYLYTNNKSMNNELSGTFINPIKDITEFLKENAYDKTIAILPRAIQVLPVLD; encoded by the coding sequence ATGAATGAAGTTAGTATCCCATTTGGGAAAAAAGAACTTAAATTCGATATTCCAAATAATAAATACGAAATTATTGATGTAGAAGATAAGAGAAAAAAAGAATTAAAAGGCAATGAAATGAAAGAAATTATTATTAAATTCATACAAAATTTGCCATTAAAAGGTAAAAAGAATATCTCAATAGCTATTCCTGATATTACAAGGCCAAAAATACCTCAGGGGGTTCTGCAAGTTATTCTTGAAAATCTGGTAAAATCTTTTCAAGGATATATATATATTTTTATAGGTACCGGATTACATAGTTTTACCCAATCAGATATATATGAAATGATTCCTAGGCAGTTTATAAATCACGAGAAAATAAGAATAAAATTTCATGATGCTAATTCAGATGATAATATTTATATTGGAGATACAGAAAAAGGGACTCCAATTTATGTAGAAAAAGAATATTATTATAGTGATTTAAAATTATCTATAGGAGTTGTGGAACCTCATCAATTTGCTGGATTTTCTGGTGGATCTAAAGGTGTTGTGATTGGTTTAGGAGGAGAAAAAACCATTTCAAGAAATCATGCATTGATAATGGATCCTCGATCAAGAATTGGAATAATTAAAGGGAATCCACTAAGAGAGGATATTGAAGAAGCCGGCCAAATGATTAATATTAACTATTTAATAAATTTTGTGATGAATTTAGATAATAAGCCGATGAATATTATTTGTGGTGAAAATCCTGAAAGTTTTAGAAAAACTGTTAATTACATAAAAGAATTAACAGGTTATAAAGTAGGAAAAAAGTATGATTTAGTTATAACCTCTCCAGGGGGCTTTCCTCGTGACATTGATCTTTATCAAGCACAAAAAGCTATAACTCCTGCTTTATCTATCTGCAAGGATGGTGGAATTATATTATTAATTTCGGAATGCCCCCGTGGTTCAGGAGAGAGAGAGTATCTAGAACTAATAAAACAAGTCAAAACTCCTGAAAAACTTGTTAAAAACTTTGATTTAGAAAATTTTAAAGTGGGACCACACAAATCACTATTATTTGCAAAAGCTGCTTTAAATCACCAATTATATTTATACACAAACAATAAAAGTATGAATAATGAATTATCTGGTACTTTTATAAATCCTATTAAAGATATTACAGAGTTTCTAAAAGAGAATGCCTATGACAAAACCATAGCTATCTTGCCAAGAGCTATACAAGTCTTGCCTGTTTTAGATTGA